A genome region from Corynebacterium uberis includes the following:
- a CDS encoding beta-carotene 15,15'-monooxygenase — MKNMARAHLAVAAVLTAWLIAEAASVAAGASWWRMVHPITLGVVTTAILVYSTHFCDALTRSHTSGTPLVIRVVLVQVAAVTLYLVDPATGWNLLADAAAALLGITGAWHALALARRLRAAISPSPLARIVVAYYVAALGALIAAIIAARLGYTQVHSRLAVWGFVWLTVQATVVTLVPTFAGTSISTTASARLPRALVISCAGLAVLAVGLPWGQLVVAVAGVLVIQPVIAGALAGSAPVGVVAALVWFPALCVADVVAGQTQVVLPTLLGAGLVQLVTGVLIVLLPRLTLRRPGPDRWAVPRAVVINAGGVVALVWAGPGAAVMAAGLAWQLATLIARVVRR, encoded by the coding sequence GTGAAAAACATGGCCCGCGCTCATCTGGCCGTGGCCGCAGTCTTAACCGCCTGGCTGATCGCCGAGGCCGCCTCTGTCGCCGCGGGGGCGAGCTGGTGGAGGATGGTCCACCCGATCACGCTGGGGGTAGTCACCACGGCGATCCTGGTGTACTCCACGCACTTTTGTGATGCCCTGACCCGCTCGCATACCTCCGGCACCCCGCTGGTGATCCGGGTGGTGCTGGTGCAGGTCGCCGCCGTCACCCTCTACCTGGTGGACCCGGCGACGGGCTGGAATCTGCTTGCCGACGCCGCCGCGGCACTCCTCGGCATCACCGGCGCCTGGCACGCCCTTGCCCTGGCCCGGCGCCTGCGCGCGGCGATCAGCCCTAGCCCCTTGGCCCGGATCGTCGTGGCCTACTATGTTGCCGCGCTGGGCGCTCTCATCGCGGCGATCATCGCCGCGCGGTTGGGGTATACCCAGGTGCATTCGCGCCTGGCGGTGTGGGGTTTTGTGTGGCTGACGGTGCAGGCCACCGTGGTGACGTTGGTGCCTACCTTCGCCGGGACGTCGATAAGCACGACCGCGAGTGCCCGCCTGCCGCGCGCGCTCGTGATCAGCTGTGCGGGGCTGGCGGTGCTGGCTGTGGGGCTGCCCTGGGGCCAGCTGGTGGTCGCGGTGGCCGGGGTGCTGGTGATCCAGCCGGTGATCGCCGGCGCGCTGGCAGGCTCCGCGCCGGTGGGCGTAGTGGCCGCGCTGGTGTGGTTTCCTGCGCTGTGCGTGGCGGACGTGGTGGCCGGGCAGACGCAGGTGGTGCTGCCGACGCTGCTGGGTGCCGGCCTGGTGCAGCTGGTGACCGGCGTGCTCATCGTGCTGCTGCCGCGGTTGACGCTGCGGCGGCCGGGGCCGGATCGGTGGGCGGTGCCGCGCGCGGTGGTGATCAACGCCGGTGGGGTGGTGGCGCTGGTGTGGGCCGGGCCGGGGGCGGCCGTCATGGCGGCGGGCCTGGCCTGGCAGCTGGCCACCCTCATCGCGCGGGTGGTGCGGCGATGA
- a CDS encoding cupredoxin domain-containing protein: MSARRQAIISWAVILGTMVLAVGLVLAPRAWQATAGGPVHDVTMKGMHFSPEVVAVRPGEHVRIRLHNEGRVAHDLTVNGVRSPRVAPGATAILDVGELEESTTGWCTVAGHRQAGMVLYVVVVDAP; encoded by the coding sequence ATGAGCGCGCGACGCCAGGCCATCATCTCCTGGGCGGTGATCCTTGGCACGATGGTGCTCGCGGTGGGGCTGGTGCTCGCCCCGCGGGCCTGGCAGGCCACCGCTGGCGGCCCGGTCCATGACGTGACCATGAAGGGCATGCATTTCTCCCCAGAGGTAGTGGCCGTGCGCCCGGGCGAGCACGTGCGCATCAGGCTGCACAACGAGGGCAGGGTGGCCCATGACCTCACCGTCAACGGGGTGCGCTCCCCGCGGGTCGCACCCGGCGCCACGGCGATTCTCGACGTCGGTGAGCTGGAGGAATCCACCACGGGGTGGTGCACGGTGGCGGGGCATCGCCAGGCCGGCATGGTGCTCTACGTCGTGGTGGTGGACGCGCCGTGA
- a CDS encoding molybdopterin molybdotransferase MoeA — MSQRSPLDHLAAVRAALGSPTTITVALADALGATLASDVTAVTDSPPFDNSQMDGFALPAVGARTWPVGPTIAAGDAPGELAGHALPIMTGAAVPAGTAAIVPVERCRPDTFDAALAAGDVDVPEVAPGTFIRTAGSDLRAGELVVPAGSRVTPVVIGALASQGIAEVTVVAPTVVLVTGGAEVGGTGPASIPDANGPLLTALCSTFGIRVACHLHTDDNPQAWEKQLAQAIATHRPDAVITSGGISHGRFEVVRQVLSSRGWFGHVAQQPGGPQGLATYETTPVICLPGNPISTLVSFRLFALPALLGRADFGGVTSVLSTPVPVTGLPDKVQFRRAITHGATTRLLGGASSHLLAQAATATALLEVPAGAELADATAVTVYPLYDLPGPRHD; from the coding sequence ATGTCTCAACGAAGCCCGCTTGACCACCTGGCGGCTGTCCGCGCGGCACTGGGCAGCCCCACCACCATCACCGTCGCGCTTGCCGACGCCCTGGGCGCCACCCTAGCCAGCGACGTCACCGCGGTCACGGACTCGCCCCCCTTTGACAACTCCCAGATGGACGGCTTCGCCCTGCCTGCCGTCGGCGCGCGCACCTGGCCGGTCGGGCCCACCATCGCCGCCGGTGACGCGCCCGGCGAGCTGGCCGGGCACGCCCTGCCCATCATGACCGGCGCAGCCGTGCCCGCAGGGACCGCCGCGATCGTGCCCGTCGAGCGCTGCCGCCCGGATACCTTCGACGCCGCGCTCGCCGCGGGTGACGTCGACGTCCCGGAGGTGGCCCCGGGCACGTTTATCCGCACCGCGGGCAGCGACCTGCGCGCCGGCGAACTGGTGGTGCCCGCGGGGTCTCGGGTGACCCCGGTGGTCATCGGCGCGCTGGCGTCCCAGGGGATTGCTGAGGTCACCGTGGTCGCCCCCACCGTGGTGCTGGTCACCGGGGGAGCAGAGGTAGGTGGTACCGGCCCGGCATCCATCCCGGACGCCAACGGCCCGCTCCTGACCGCGCTGTGCAGCACCTTTGGCATCCGCGTGGCCTGCCACCTCCACACCGATGACAACCCGCAGGCCTGGGAAAAGCAGCTGGCCCAGGCCATTGCGACCCACCGCCCGGACGCGGTGATCACCTCCGGGGGCATCTCCCACGGCCGCTTCGAAGTGGTCCGCCAGGTGCTCAGCAGCCGCGGCTGGTTTGGGCACGTGGCCCAGCAGCCCGGCGGGCCCCAGGGCCTGGCCACATATGAAACCACCCCGGTGATCTGCCTGCCCGGCAATCCCATCTCTACGCTGGTCTCCTTCCGGCTGTTCGCCCTGCCCGCCCTGCTGGGGCGCGCCGATTTCGGTGGGGTGACCAGCGTGCTGTCTACGCCTGTCCCGGTGACCGGGCTGCCGGATAAGGTGCAATTTCGCCGCGCGATCACCCACGGGGCCACCACCCGCCTGCTCGGGGGTGCCAGCTCCCACCTGCTCGCCCAGGCCGCCACCGCCACCGCGCTGCTGGAGGTGCCCGCCGGCGCCGAGCTTGCCGACGCCACCGCCGTCACCGTCTACCCCCTCTACGACCTGCCAGGACCCCGCCATGACTAG
- a CDS encoding MoaD/ThiS family protein, producing the protein MEIHYFAAAREAAGTASQDYPQPPATLGELLDDLRAQHAGTTQAGMGFAEVLGRCSFLLDGAHATAASPLSGVRRLDVLPPFAGG; encoded by the coding sequence ATGGAGATTCACTACTTTGCCGCCGCCCGCGAGGCCGCTGGTACCGCCAGCCAGGACTATCCGCAGCCTCCGGCAACGCTCGGCGAGCTGCTCGATGACCTGCGCGCCCAGCACGCCGGCACCACCCAGGCGGGCATGGGCTTTGCCGAGGTACTCGGCCGCTGTTCCTTCCTTCTCGACGGCGCCCACGCCACCGCAGCCAGCCCCCTGTCCGGTGTGCGCCGGCTCGACGTGCTGCCGCCCTTCGCTGGCGGCTAG
- the narH gene encoding nitrate reductase subunit beta, whose amino-acid sequence MKVMAQIAMVMNLDKCIGCHTCSVTCKQAWTNREGTEYIWFNNVETRPGVGYPRAWEDQDHWEGGWIRTSTGKLRPRSGGRMRKLATIFHNPKLPTIDDYYEPWTYEYDKLLSAPRGQRTQPTARPVSALDGRPLEKIEWSSNWDDNLGGSTATLDDDPVLEQMNLQVSKTIEDAFMFYLPRICEHCLNPTCVSSCPSGAMYKRTEDGIVLVDQDRCRGWRMCVSGCPYKKVYFNHKTGKAEKCTLCYPRLEVGQPTVCSETCVGRLRYLGVLLYDADRVAEAAATEDPQDLYQAQRDLLLDPHDPEVIAAAIAENIPHSWIDAAQQSPIWDLIQTYQLALPLHPEYRTLPMVWYIPPLSPVVDQVTATGNDAEDHRVLLTALSTMRIPLDYLAGLFTAGDTAPVELSLRRLAAMRSYMRDINLGEAPNEDIAAAVGMTGHQLEKMYRLLAIAKYDDRFVIPTTSPETPRGIAELDPFGHGAPEMCHSGAAASEGGRVSLASWEPGTRPDSLFREV is encoded by the coding sequence ATGAAGGTAATGGCACAGATCGCCATGGTGATGAACCTGGATAAGTGCATCGGCTGCCACACCTGCTCCGTGACCTGCAAGCAGGCCTGGACCAACCGTGAGGGCACCGAGTACATCTGGTTCAACAACGTGGAAACACGCCCCGGCGTGGGCTACCCGCGCGCCTGGGAGGACCAAGACCACTGGGAGGGCGGCTGGATCCGCACCTCCACCGGCAAGCTGCGCCCCCGCTCCGGCGGGCGCATGCGCAAGCTGGCCACCATCTTCCACAACCCCAAGCTGCCCACCATCGACGACTACTACGAGCCGTGGACCTACGAGTATGACAAGCTGCTGTCCGCCCCGCGCGGCCAGCGCACCCAGCCCACAGCCCGGCCCGTCTCCGCCCTCGATGGCCGCCCCCTGGAGAAGATCGAATGGTCCTCCAACTGGGACGACAACCTCGGCGGATCGACCGCCACGCTCGACGATGACCCCGTGCTCGAGCAGATGAACCTGCAGGTATCCAAGACCATCGAGGACGCCTTCATGTTCTACCTGCCGCGCATTTGCGAGCACTGCCTCAACCCCACCTGCGTGTCTTCCTGCCCCTCCGGCGCCATGTACAAGCGCACCGAAGACGGCATCGTGCTGGTGGACCAGGACCGCTGCCGCGGCTGGCGCATGTGCGTCTCCGGCTGCCCCTACAAGAAGGTCTACTTCAACCACAAGACCGGCAAGGCCGAGAAGTGCACGCTGTGCTACCCGCGTCTGGAGGTCGGCCAGCCCACCGTGTGCTCCGAAACCTGCGTGGGCCGGCTGCGCTACCTTGGGGTGCTGCTTTACGACGCCGATCGCGTCGCCGAAGCCGCAGCCACCGAGGATCCGCAGGACCTCTACCAGGCCCAGCGCGACCTGCTGCTCGATCCGCATGATCCGGAGGTCATCGCCGCCGCCATCGCGGAGAACATCCCCCACTCCTGGATCGACGCCGCCCAGCAGTCGCCCATCTGGGATCTCATCCAGACCTACCAGCTCGCGCTGCCGCTCCACCCGGAGTACCGCACCCTGCCCATGGTTTGGTACATTCCGCCGCTGTCCCCCGTGGTCGACCAAGTCACCGCCACCGGCAACGACGCCGAGGACCACCGGGTGCTGCTCACCGCGCTGTCCACCATGCGCATCCCGCTGGACTACCTCGCCGGACTGTTCACCGCGGGCGATACCGCCCCCGTGGAGCTGTCCCTGCGCCGCCTGGCGGCCATGCGCTCCTACATGCGCGACATCAACTTAGGCGAGGCGCCCAACGAGGACATCGCCGCGGCCGTGGGCATGACCGGGCACCAGCTGGAGAAGATGTACCGGCTGCTGGCCATCGCCAAGTATGACGACCGCTTTGTCATCCCCACCACCTCCCCGGAGACCCCGCGCGGCATCGCCGAGCTCGACCCCTTCGGCCACGGCGCCCCGGAAATGTGCCACAGCGGGGCGGCCGCCTCCGAAGGCGGACGGGTCTCGCTGGCCAGCTGGGAGCCGGGCACCCGCCCAGACTCCCTGTTCAGGGAGGTCTAG
- a CDS encoding molybdopterin-binding protein, which yields MTSAYVIVSSTRAAAGTYQDRTGPVLVDWLRSRGLDTPDAEVVADAEIAAAVTAALGSPVPPRVLLTTGGTGLNPDDRTVEAVREHLDTELPGIVQAFFAQGLASTPMAVLSRAVAGTTGRTFVMTLPGSRGAVADGIAVLDPLLDHLISQLEGRHDH from the coding sequence ATGACTAGCGCTTATGTCATCGTTTCTTCGACCCGCGCCGCCGCCGGTACGTACCAGGACCGCACCGGGCCGGTGCTCGTGGACTGGTTGCGCTCCCGCGGGCTGGACACCCCCGACGCCGAGGTCGTCGCCGATGCGGAAATCGCCGCTGCCGTGACCGCCGCGCTCGGCAGCCCGGTACCGCCGCGGGTGCTGCTGACCACTGGCGGGACCGGGCTGAACCCGGATGATCGCACCGTCGAGGCCGTCCGCGAGCACCTGGATACGGAGCTGCCCGGCATCGTCCAGGCCTTCTTCGCTCAGGGCCTGGCCTCCACACCCATGGCGGTGCTCTCCCGGGCCGTCGCGGGCACTACCGGGCGCACCTTCGTGATGACCCTGCCCGGCTCGCGCGGCGCCGTCGCCGATGGCATCGCCGTCCTCGATCCGCTCCTTGACCACCTGATCAGCCAACTGGAAGGCCGCCATGACCACTAA
- a CDS encoding molybdopterin-binding protein → MRTARVIVVSDRVAQGGREDTSGPEAIRLLAQMADRITDGLQVEEAPVVVPEGAEPVADALDAALDAGVGLVITCGGTGLSPHNKTPEVTKQRLVTLLPGVVTQMVVAGLANSSKAGLSRGVVGISASGALVVNAPGSLGGVRDALAVLAEVADAIFRQLDEA, encoded by the coding sequence ATGCGCACGGCCAGGGTGATTGTCGTCTCTGATCGGGTGGCCCAGGGGGGCCGCGAAGACACCTCGGGACCGGAGGCAATCCGGCTTCTCGCGCAGATGGCGGACCGCATCACTGACGGATTGCAAGTGGAAGAGGCGCCGGTGGTCGTCCCCGAGGGTGCCGAGCCGGTGGCTGACGCCCTGGACGCGGCCTTGGACGCCGGCGTGGGGCTGGTTATCACCTGCGGCGGCACGGGATTGAGCCCGCACAACAAAACCCCGGAGGTAACAAAGCAGCGCCTGGTCACTTTGCTTCCGGGGGTGGTCACTCAGATGGTGGTCGCGGGCCTGGCCAACAGCTCGAAGGCGGGCTTAAGCCGCGGTGTGGTGGGTATCAGTGCCTCGGGCGCGCTGGTGGTCAATGCGCCCGGCTCGCTGGGCGGGGTGCGCGATGCGCTCGCCGTGCTCGCCGAGGTGGCCGACGCCATCTTCCGCCAGCTCGACGAGGCCTAA
- a CDS encoding nitrate/nitrite transporter encodes MAASSDTQPQQASHHGRVLTNWDPEDPNRWDSGIAWTTLWVSTFSLIIGFSTWYLVSAVAPLLNQIGFSLSAGQLYWLTAIPGLACGIFRLIFMFLPPIIGTRKLVTLSSLLFIIPMVGWFFAVQDSSTSYGWLLTLAFLCGIGGGVFSGYMPSTGYFFPKSRSGTALGLQAGIGNFGMSLIQFLAPWVMGFGLLGLTFVAPQRTTAGDDIFVHNAAAVMIPWAILAAILAWTLLRDVPIKANIRQQIDIFGNKNTWILTIVYLMTFGAFSGFAAQFGLMINNLYGANSDFAATHDPATLPAGASFAFLGPLIGAGVRALWGPLCDRFGGAIWTFVGGVGMTISCAWATFYLNPTDPSQFRWFLTSMLVFFFFTGLGNAGTFKQMPMILPKRQAGGVIGWTGAIAAFGPFIVGVLLTAVTVPAFYWGCVVFFAIATSLVWIYYARPRAPFPG; translated from the coding sequence ATGGCCGCGTCCTCCGACACTCAGCCCCAGCAGGCATCCCACCACGGTCGGGTCCTGACTAACTGGGACCCCGAAGATCCGAACCGCTGGGATTCCGGCATCGCGTGGACCACCCTGTGGGTATCCACGTTCTCCCTGATCATCGGCTTTTCCACCTGGTACCTCGTCTCCGCGGTCGCCCCGCTGCTCAACCAGATCGGGTTCAGCCTCAGCGCCGGCCAGCTCTACTGGCTGACCGCCATTCCCGGACTGGCCTGCGGTATTTTCCGGCTGATTTTCATGTTCCTGCCGCCGATCATCGGCACGCGAAAACTGGTTACCCTTTCCTCTCTGCTTTTCATCATTCCGATGGTCGGCTGGTTTTTCGCCGTTCAAGATTCATCGACTTCTTATGGATGGCTTTTGACGCTGGCCTTCCTCTGCGGAATCGGCGGCGGCGTCTTCTCCGGCTACATGCCCTCCACCGGATACTTCTTCCCCAAGTCCCGCTCCGGCACGGCCCTGGGCCTGCAGGCGGGCATCGGCAACTTCGGCATGTCCCTCATCCAGTTCCTGGCCCCCTGGGTCATGGGCTTCGGCCTGCTGGGCCTGACCTTCGTCGCCCCGCAGCGCACCACGGCCGGCGATGACATCTTCGTCCACAACGCCGCCGCCGTGATGATCCCCTGGGCCATCCTCGCCGCGATCCTGGCCTGGACCCTGCTGCGCGACGTGCCCATCAAGGCCAACATCCGCCAGCAGATCGACATCTTTGGCAACAAGAACACCTGGATCCTCACCATCGTCTACCTGATGACCTTCGGCGCCTTCTCCGGGTTCGCCGCGCAATTCGGGCTGATGATCAACAACCTCTACGGCGCCAACTCCGACTTCGCCGCCACCCACGACCCGGCCACCCTGCCCGCGGGCGCCAGCTTCGCCTTCCTCGGCCCGCTCATCGGCGCCGGCGTGCGCGCCCTGTGGGGCCCGCTGTGCGACCGCTTCGGCGGCGCCATCTGGACCTTCGTCGGCGGCGTGGGCATGACCATCTCGTGCGCGTGGGCAACGTTCTACCTCAACCCCACCGACCCCAGCCAGTTCCGCTGGTTCCTCACCTCCATGCTCGTGTTCTTCTTCTTCACCGGGCTGGGCAACGCCGGCACGTTCAAGCAGATGCCCATGATCCTGCCCAAGCGCCAGGCCGGCGGCGTCATCGGCTGGACCGGCGCGATTGCAGCCTTCGGCCCGTTCATCGTCGGTGTGCTCCTCACCGCCGTTACCGTCCCCGCCTTCTACTGGGGCTGCGTGGTCTTCTTTGCCATCGCCACCAGCCTCGTGTGGATCTACTACGCCCGCCCCCGGGCCCCCTTCCCCGGCTAA
- a CDS encoding DUF2249 domain-containing protein yields MSEFIPLNPQAPVPAFNVATIPHEVRHGAIHGALSTREVGQSLILIAPHDPLPLLAEIEQRPETFEVTYLKRGPQDWHLRFDRTA; encoded by the coding sequence ATGAGCGAATTCATCCCCCTTAACCCCCAGGCACCCGTGCCCGCCTTCAACGTTGCCACCATCCCCCACGAGGTGCGCCACGGCGCCATCCACGGCGCGCTGAGCACCCGCGAGGTGGGCCAGTCCCTCATCCTCATCGCCCCGCACGACCCGCTGCCGCTGCTCGCCGAGATCGAGCAGCGCCCGGAGACCTTCGAGGTCACCTACCTCAAGCGGGGCCCGCAGGACTGGCACCTGCGTTTCGACCGCACCGCCTAA
- a CDS encoding nitrate reductase subunit alpha, translated as MTDTSGSSANPLLKLGTYVRRGDSGPGQQQLFLKGGRDADVFYRNRWAFDKVVRSTHGVNCTGSCSWKVYVKDGVITWESQAVDYPTTGPDMPEYEPRGCPRGASFSWYTYSPTRIRYPYARGVLVEMYREAKQRLGDPVLAWRDIQQDPDKRRAYIKERGKGGLVRISYEEAIEIAAAAHVYTVREHGPDRIFGFTVIPAMSQVSYGAGTRFLELIGGTALSFYDWYADLPPASPQTFGDQTDVPESGDWFNSSYLMMWGSNIPVTRTPDSHFMVEARYKGTKVVVVSPDFADNTKFADEWLRVAPGTDGALAFAMGHVILSEFHVKNKTPYFLDYMRRYTDSAFLVSLDQAADGAYTPGKFLTAAQLDGDPLAATPNATHRLLTMEKDGTVVDPGGTVADRYGDDGVGKWNLRLDGVDPVMSIGEVAGHDTATLLLPRFDLPATGSAESGPVGAGVVTRGVPVYRVGDKLVTTVYDVMLAHYGVARPELNLPGSWPTGFDDASEVGTPAWAEELTGAPVAGTVRIAREFADNAARTKGRSQIIMGAGVNHYFHADTIYRTFLALTSMCGTQGVNGGGWAHYVGQEKLRPANGWAQYAFALDWQRPARQMISTGFYYLTTSQWRYDNTRADRLASPLANRGVVGTKMTSETLVEAMERGWMPSYPQFNRNPLLIAEEARNAGRDVREYIVEQLESGDLEFAAKDPDNPVNFPRVLLNWRTNLLGSSAKGTEFFLRHMLGVDSDATAEELGPDERPSTIRWADEAPDGKLDLMMTTDFRNTSTTLVSDLVFPAATWYEKNDMSTTDMHPFIHSFNAAINPPWEARSDFEVFRDLSKAFSELAVTWLGTQTDVITAPMGHDSPDELGMPGGVVPDVESQGLIPGTTMAKLVPVERDYTKIYEKWNHLGPLTGTLGTGTHGTAYNLSKQVEELKLINGTSEASTSEGPTQLPELTTATKAIEAILHLSGVSNGEVSLEGFRNQGARVGEDMTKLVRGAEDAHITWDMIKERPAEVITSPEWTGSKQDRRRYTAFSINLEYNKPWHTLSGRMHYYIDHDWFMDYGEALPVFRPPLDHIHINGEVGPGETLTGPDGNPEVTVRYLTPHNKWSIHSQYYDNLHLLSISRGGQVIWMSDRDAAKLGVADNDWIEAYNRNGIVSARAIVSHRIPEGTVFMNHAQERTTGTPVNERTGRRGGTHNSLTRIMIKPVHVAGGYGQISYGFNYIGPTGNNRDEVTRIRRRSQEVEY; from the coding sequence ATGACTGACACCTCCGGCTCCTCTGCCAACCCGCTGCTCAAGCTGGGTACCTACGTGCGCCGTGGCGACTCCGGCCCCGGCCAGCAACAGCTCTTTTTGAAGGGCGGCCGCGACGCCGACGTCTTCTACCGCAACCGCTGGGCCTTTGACAAGGTTGTCCGCTCCACCCACGGCGTGAACTGCACCGGCTCCTGCTCCTGGAAGGTCTACGTCAAAGACGGCGTGATCACCTGGGAATCCCAGGCCGTGGACTACCCCACCACCGGCCCGGACATGCCCGAATATGAGCCGCGCGGCTGCCCCCGCGGCGCCAGCTTCTCCTGGTACACCTACTCGCCCACCCGCATCCGCTACCCGTACGCCCGCGGCGTGCTCGTAGAGATGTACCGCGAGGCCAAGCAGCGCCTGGGCGACCCGGTCCTGGCGTGGCGCGACATCCAGCAGGACCCGGACAAGCGCCGCGCCTACATCAAGGAGCGCGGCAAGGGTGGCCTGGTGCGCATCTCCTACGAAGAGGCCATCGAGATCGCCGCCGCCGCCCACGTCTACACCGTGCGCGAACACGGCCCCGACCGCATCTTCGGGTTTACCGTCATCCCCGCGATGTCCCAGGTCTCCTACGGCGCGGGCACCCGCTTCCTGGAGCTCATCGGCGGCACCGCCCTCAGCTTCTACGACTGGTACGCGGACCTGCCCCCGGCCTCCCCGCAGACCTTCGGCGACCAAACCGACGTCCCGGAATCCGGCGACTGGTTTAACTCCAGCTACCTGATGATGTGGGGATCCAACATCCCGGTCACCCGTACCCCGGACTCCCACTTCATGGTGGAGGCCCGCTACAAGGGCACCAAGGTCGTGGTGGTCTCCCCCGACTTTGCTGACAACACCAAGTTCGCCGACGAGTGGCTGCGCGTGGCCCCCGGCACCGACGGCGCCCTGGCCTTTGCCATGGGGCATGTCATCCTCTCCGAGTTCCACGTCAAGAACAAGACCCCCTACTTCCTGGACTACATGCGCCGCTACACCGACTCGGCATTCCTGGTCAGCCTCGACCAGGCCGCCGACGGCGCCTACACCCCCGGCAAGTTCCTCACCGCCGCCCAGCTCGACGGCGATCCGCTGGCCGCCACCCCCAACGCCACCCATCGCCTGTTGACCATGGAAAAGGACGGCACCGTGGTGGACCCGGGCGGCACGGTGGCCGACCGCTACGGCGACGACGGCGTGGGCAAGTGGAACCTGCGCCTCGACGGCGTGGACCCCGTCATGAGCATCGGCGAGGTCGCCGGCCACGACACCGCCACGCTGCTGCTGCCGCGATTCGACCTGCCGGCAACCGGCAGCGCAGAGTCCGGCCCGGTCGGCGCCGGCGTGGTCACCCGCGGCGTGCCGGTCTACCGCGTGGGCGACAAGCTGGTCACCACCGTCTATGACGTCATGCTCGCCCACTACGGCGTGGCCCGCCCCGAGCTAAACCTGCCCGGGTCCTGGCCCACCGGCTTCGACGACGCCTCCGAGGTGGGCACCCCGGCCTGGGCCGAGGAGCTTACCGGCGCGCCGGTAGCCGGCACCGTGCGCATCGCCCGCGAGTTCGCCGACAACGCCGCCCGCACCAAGGGCCGCTCCCAGATCATCATGGGCGCCGGCGTCAACCACTACTTCCACGCCGACACCATCTACCGCACCTTCCTGGCCCTGACCTCCATGTGCGGCACCCAGGGCGTCAACGGCGGCGGCTGGGCCCACTACGTGGGTCAAGAAAAGCTGCGCCCCGCCAACGGCTGGGCCCAGTACGCCTTCGCGCTGGACTGGCAGCGCCCCGCCCGCCAGATGATCTCCACCGGGTTCTACTACCTGACCACCTCCCAGTGGCGCTATGACAACACCCGCGCCGACCGGCTGGCCTCTCCGCTGGCCAACCGGGGCGTGGTGGGCACCAAGATGACCTCGGAGACCCTGGTTGAGGCCATGGAGCGCGGCTGGATGCCGTCCTACCCCCAGTTCAACCGCAACCCGCTGCTCATCGCCGAAGAGGCCCGCAACGCCGGGCGCGACGTGCGCGAGTACATCGTCGAGCAGCTGGAGTCAGGCGACCTCGAGTTTGCGGCCAAGGACCCGGATAACCCGGTGAACTTCCCCCGCGTGCTGCTCAACTGGCGCACCAACCTGCTGGGCTCCTCGGCCAAGGGCACCGAGTTCTTCCTGCGCCACATGCTGGGCGTGGACTCGGACGCTACCGCCGAAGAGCTGGGCCCGGATGAGCGCCCGAGCACGATCCGCTGGGCCGATGAGGCCCCGGACGGCAAGCTCGACCTGATGATGACCACGGACTTCCGCAACACGTCCACCACGCTGGTCTCTGACCTGGTCTTCCCCGCCGCCACGTGGTATGAGAAGAACGACATGTCCACCACGGACATGCACCCGTTCATCCACTCCTTCAACGCCGCGATTAACCCGCCGTGGGAGGCGCGCTCAGACTTTGAGGTCTTCCGCGACCTGTCCAAGGCCTTCTCCGAGCTGGCCGTGACCTGGCTGGGCACGCAGACTGACGTGATCACCGCCCCGATGGGCCACGACAGCCCCGATGAGCTGGGCATGCCCGGCGGCGTGGTCCCGGACGTGGAATCCCAGGGTCTCATCCCGGGAACCACCATGGCCAAGCTCGTCCCGGTGGAGCGCGACTACACCAAGATCTATGAGAAGTGGAACCACCTCGGCCCCCTGACGGGGACCTTGGGTACCGGCACCCACGGCACCGCCTACAACCTTTCCAAGCAGGTAGAGGAACTTAAGCTGATCAACGGCACCTCGGAGGCGTCGACAAGCGAAGGACCCACCCAGCTGCCGGAGCTGACCACCGCAACCAAAGCCATCGAGGCAATTCTGCACCTGTCCGGAGTCTCCAACGGCGAGGTGTCGCTGGAGGGCTTCCGCAACCAGGGCGCGCGCGTGGGCGAGGACATGACCAAGCTGGTGCGCGGCGCCGAGGACGCCCACATCACCTGGGACATGATCAAGGAACGCCCCGCCGAGGTGATCACCTCCCCCGAGTGGACCGGATCCAAGCAGGACCGCCGCCGCTACACCGCCTTTTCCATCAACCTGGAGTACAACAAGCCCTGGCACACCCTGTCCGGGCGGATGCACTACTACATCGACCACGACTGGTTCATGGACTACGGCGAGGCGCTGCCGGTCTTCCGCCCGCCGCTGGATCACATCCACATCAACGGTGAGGTCGGCCCCGGCGAGACGCTGACCGGGCCGGACGGCAACCCCGAGGTCACGGTGCGCTACCTGACCCCGCACAACAAGTGGTCCATCCACTCGCAGTACTACGACAACCTGCACCTGCTGTCCATCTCCCGCGGCGGCCAGGTCATCTGGATGTCCGACCGCGACGCCGCCAAGCTCGGCGTGGCGGACAACGACTGGATCGAGGCCTACAACCGCAACGGCATCGTCTCTGCCCGCGCGATCGTCTCCCACCGCATCCCCGAAGGCACGGTCTTTATGAACCACGCCCAGGAGCGCACCACCGGCACCCCGGTCAACGAGCGAACGGGCCGCCGCGGCGGAACACACAACTCCTTGACCCGCATCATGATCAAGCCGGTGCACGTGGCCGGCGGGTACGGGCAAATCTCCTACGGGTTCAACTACATCGGGCCCACCGGAAACAACCGCGACGAGGTCACGCGCATCCGTCGCCGCAGCCAGGAGGTTGAGTACTGA